In Macadamia integrifolia cultivar HAES 741 chromosome 5, SCU_Mint_v3, whole genome shotgun sequence, a single window of DNA contains:
- the LOC122079414 gene encoding 2-phytyl-1,4-beta-naphthoquinone methyltransferase, chloroplastic-like isoform X2 has translation MSIGAAAAAHLNLTPHCLLRLRPKTKVLAGNRPVKCTMERQALFNRIAPVYDNLNDLLSLGQHRVWKRMAVSWSGAKEGDCVMDLCCGSGDLAFLLSQKVGSQGKVAGLDFSKEQLFIAASRQDLLWKDSYKNIVWIEGDALELPFPDSYFDAITVGYGLRNLVDRNKAMKGMFRVLKPVQEWMIDNVVIPMASRYGLAEEYTYLKSSIREFLTGKELEKLALEAGFSDAKHYEIGGGLMGNLVATR, from the exons ATGTCGATAggagctgctgctgctgctcacCTCAACCTCACTCCTCACTGTCTTCTCCGTCTCCGGCCAAAAACCAAAGTCCTTGCCGGTAATCGGCCTGTTAAATGTACTATGGAACGCCAGGCGCTCTTTAACCGCATCGCTCCTGTATACGATAAT TTGAACGATTTGTTGAGCTTGGGGCAGCACCGTGTGTGGAAAAGAATGGCCGTCTCTTGGAGCGG GGCGAAAGAGGGAGACTGTGTGATGGATTTGTGTTGTGGAAGTGGGGATTTAGCTTTTCTTTTGTCTCAGAAGGTTGGTTCTCAAGGGAAG GTGGCTGGTCTCGACTTCTCGAAGGAACAATTGTTCATTGCAGCATCTCGACAAGACTTGCTTTGGAAGGATTCCTACAAGAACATTGT GTGGATTGAAGGTGATGCACTTGAATTACCATTTCCAGATAGTTACTTCGATGCAATAACTGTAGGCTATGGGCTACGGAATCTGGTAGATAGAAATAAAGCCATGAAAGGGATGTTTCGAGTCCTAAAACCAG TTcag GAATGGATGATTGATAACGTTGTTATTCCAATGGCAAGCCGTTATGGCCTTGCTGAAGAGTACACATACTTGAAAAGTTCAATTAGGGAGTTCTTAACAG GGAAAGAGTTGGAAAAGCTTGCTTTGGAAGCAGGATTTTCTGATGCCAAGCATTATGAAATTGGTGGAGGCCTCATGGGGAACTTGGTAGCAACACGTTAG
- the LOC122079414 gene encoding 2-phytyl-1,4-beta-naphthoquinone methyltransferase, chloroplastic-like isoform X1 codes for MSIGAAAAAHLNLTPHCLLRLRPKTKVLAGNRPVKCTMERQALFNRIAPVYDNLNDLLSLGQHRVWKRMAVSWSGAKEGDCVMDLCCGSGDLAFLLSQKVGSQGKVAGLDFSKEQLFIAASRQDLLWKDSYKNIVWIEGDALELPFPDSYFDAITVGYGLRNLVDRNKAMKGMFRVLKPGARVSILDFNKSSQQFTSTVQEWMIDNVVIPMASRYGLAEEYTYLKSSIREFLTGKELEKLALEAGFSDAKHYEIGGGLMGNLVATR; via the exons ATGTCGATAggagctgctgctgctgctcacCTCAACCTCACTCCTCACTGTCTTCTCCGTCTCCGGCCAAAAACCAAAGTCCTTGCCGGTAATCGGCCTGTTAAATGTACTATGGAACGCCAGGCGCTCTTTAACCGCATCGCTCCTGTATACGATAAT TTGAACGATTTGTTGAGCTTGGGGCAGCACCGTGTGTGGAAAAGAATGGCCGTCTCTTGGAGCGG GGCGAAAGAGGGAGACTGTGTGATGGATTTGTGTTGTGGAAGTGGGGATTTAGCTTTTCTTTTGTCTCAGAAGGTTGGTTCTCAAGGGAAG GTGGCTGGTCTCGACTTCTCGAAGGAACAATTGTTCATTGCAGCATCTCGACAAGACTTGCTTTGGAAGGATTCCTACAAGAACATTGT GTGGATTGAAGGTGATGCACTTGAATTACCATTTCCAGATAGTTACTTCGATGCAATAACTGTAGGCTATGGGCTACGGAATCTGGTAGATAGAAATAAAGCCATGAAAGGGATGTTTCGAGTCCTAAAACCAG GCGCCAGAGTTTCCATTCTGGACTTCAACAAAAGCTCACAACAGTTTACCTCTACAGTTcag GAATGGATGATTGATAACGTTGTTATTCCAATGGCAAGCCGTTATGGCCTTGCTGAAGAGTACACATACTTGAAAAGTTCAATTAGGGAGTTCTTAACAG GGAAAGAGTTGGAAAAGCTTGCTTTGGAAGCAGGATTTTCTGATGCCAAGCATTATGAAATTGGTGGAGGCCTCATGGGGAACTTGGTAGCAACACGTTAG
- the LOC122079413 gene encoding cysteine-rich receptor-like protein kinase 2 → MKKPVPPLFLLFILFITLLVDSIVADPRYHRVELRCKTTLEHNTTIFVPNYIATMDILANKIRTSGFGVANVGTGPDGVYGLSQCYGDLSSLDCTLCYSQARILSPKCYPYNGGSTYLDGCFLRYENYSFFQEFTGPGDKSVCGNTSRKGPEFKNSASKAVLDAAAAAPEKGGYSKSVVRVTGSKNESVYVLANCWRTLNITSCRACLDKASASMMGCLPLSEGRALYTGCFMRYSDTNFLNEEQSSGQSTASKVAIVAGILSSVAALIIGVAIGVHIRKQRRIQKKRRGTNDVVKMAKMLHDSSLNFKYSTLEKATGSFDDSNKLGQGGFGTVYKGVLPDGREVAVKRLFFNNRHRAADFYNEVNMISTLEHKNLVRLLGCSCSGPESLLVYEILPNTSLDRFLFDPSRGKALNWERRYEIIKGTAEGLVYLHENPNVRIIHRDIKASNILLDSKLRAKIADFGLARSFQEDKSHISTAIAGTLGYMAPEYLAHGQLTEKADVYSFGVLLLEIVTGMQNNRNQTSEYSDSLVAAAWKHFQLGTVENLLDPNLMLHSYNHNNSIEEILWVVHVGFLCIQEEPSLRPSMSKALQMLLKKEEPLSAPTNPPFMDVRTMEFSDTCKEQYHLLSTSSIATVSHSSFNPR, encoded by the exons ATGAAGAAACCAGTGCCTCCTCTGTTTCTTCTCTTCATTCTTTTCATAACTCTACTAGTAGATTCAATAGTAGCAGATCCAAGATACCACAGAGTTGAGCTCAGGTGCAAAACTACATTAGAACACAACACAACCATCTTTGTCCCCAACTACATCGCCACCATGGATATCCTTGCCAACAAGATTAGAACTTCTGGATTTGGAGTAGCAAATGTGGGCACAGGGCCTGATGGCGTGTATGGTCTTTCTCAGTGctatggagatctctcctccCTTGATTGCACTCTTTGCTATTCCCAGGCTCGCATTCTCAGTCCAAAATGCTACCCTTACAATGGGGGCAGCACCTACTTGGATGGTTGCTTCTTGCGTTATGAGAATTATAGCTTCTTCCAGGAGTTTACAGGTCCTGGAGACAAGTCTGTGTGTGGAAATACATCGCGAAAGGGACCCGAATTCAAGAACTCAGCCAGCAAAGCTGTGTTGGATGCAGCTGCAGCTGCACCAGAAAAGGGAGGCTACTCCAAGTCTGTGGTGCGTGTGACAGGGTCGAAGAATGAGTCAGTGTATGTGCTAGCAAATTGCTGGAGAACACTTAATATAACCTCTTGCAGAGCTTGTTTGGACAAAGCATCAGCCTCAATGATGGGTTGCTTGCCATTGTCAGAAGGGCGGGCACTGTATACAGGTTGCTTCATGAGGTATTCAGACACAAACTTCCTGAACGAAGAACAGAGTAGTGGACAATCAACAG CGAGCAAAGTAGCGATAGTGGCTGGCATTCTGAGTTCTGTGGCTGCTTTAATCATTGGGGTGGCTATTGGAGTTCACATTCGGAAGCAGAGAAGGATACAAAAGAAAAGACGAG GTACAAATGATGTGGTAAAAATGGCAAAGATGCTTCATGACAGTAGCTTGAATTTTAAGTACTCTACACTTGAAAAGGCCACCGGATCATTTGATGATAGCAACAAGCTCGGTCAAGGAGGATTTGGAACAGTTTACAAG GGAGTTCTGCCTGATGGAAGGGAGGTAGCTGTAAAGAGACTTTTCTTTAATAACAGACATAGAGCTGCAGATTTCTACAATGAAGTTAACATGATAAGTACCCTGGAACACAAGAATTTGGTCAGGTTGTTGGGTTGCAGCTGTTCAGGACCAGAAAGCCTTCTTGTCTATGAAATTCTCCCAAATACGAGCCTTGACCGCTTCCTCTTTG ATCCAAGCAGAGGTAAAGCACTGAACTGGGAAAGAAGATATGAAATAATCAAAGGGACAGCAGAAGGTTTGGTCTACCTTCATGAGAACCCCAATGTTAGAATCATCCACAGAGATATAAAAGCCAGCAACATCCTATTAGATTCAAAGCTCCGAGCTAAAATTGCTGATTTTGGGTTGGCAAGGTCTTTCCAGGAAGATAAAAGCCACATCAGTACTGCCATTGCAGGAACACT AGGGTATATGGCTCCAGAGTACCTAGCCCATGGTCAGTTAACAGAAAAGGCAGATGTCTATAGCTTTGGGGTGCTTTTACTAGAGATCGTTACTGGAATGCAGAACAACAGAAACCAAACATCTGAGTACTCTGATAGTCTTGTGGCTGCT GCATGGAAACATTTCCAACTGGGGACAGTAGAGAATCTTCTTGACCCAAATTTGATGTTGCACAGTTACAATCACAACAATAGCATTGAGGAGATTTTGTGGGTTGTGCATGTGGGATTTTTGTGCATACAGGAGGAGCCTTCATTGCGACCATCAATGTCAAAGGCCCTACAAATGCTGTTGAAGAAGGAAGAACCACTCTCTGCACCCACCAATCCACCTTTTATGGATGTGAGGACAATGGAGTTCAGTGACACATGCAAAGAACAATATCATCTTCTCAGTACTTCTTCGATTGCTACTGTCTCCCACAGCTCCTTTAATCCCAGGTGA
- the LOC122079079 gene encoding upstream activation factor subunit UAF30-like: MEKLAACSNESWGATSPAYSSGGGAAAAAIAAVVAAQTRGVGSFWGKKPKELRSYVVVMSSSRVFIGSQALTAAAKAAKASNATSSGVAATKPQAPNRTSGIFKVTPVSPTMCQFLGVSEASRTDAVKKIWDYIKLNSLQNPANKREIRCDEKLKTIFDGKETVGFLEIGKLPSPHFVKTN, translated from the coding sequence ATGGAGAAACTCGCTGCTTGCAGCAACGAGTCATGGGGAGCAACCTCTCCTGCTTATAGCAGCGGCGGCGGGGCAGCAGCAGCGGCAATAGCGGCGGTAGTAGCAGCTCAAACCAGAGGAGTTGGTagtttttgggggaaaaaaccGAAAGAACTGCGAAGCTACGTTGTAGTTATGTcgtcttctagggtttttataGGTTCTCAAGCTCTCACGGCAGCTGCGAAGGCGGCAAAAGCATCTAACGCAACCTCCTCCGGCGTCGCTGCTACTAAGCCTCAAGCACCGAACCGTACCAGTGGTATCTTCAAGGTCACTCCCGTGTCCCCTACCATGTGCCAGTTCCTCGGCGTTTCTGAGGCCTCTCGTACCGATGCCGTCAAGAAAATCTGGGACTACATCAAACTCAACAGCCTTCAGAACCcagcaaataaaagagagatcCGATGTGATGAAAAGCTGAAGACAATATTTGATGGAAAGGAGACAGTTGGATTCCTGGAGATTGGGAAATTGCCGTCGCCCCATTTTGTGAAGACTAACTGA
- the LOC122078051 gene encoding cysteine-rich receptor-like protein kinase 2: MKKPGPPLFLFTLFITLLVETIVADPRSNTVELRCRGVLNCTADFECTNRLTTVSVDNYIAAFDVIGNKTQTSGFAVANVGSRPNTCYGLAQCYGDLSSVDCDLCYAQARIVNPKCLGYLGGSTYLDGCFLRFDNYSFYQEFTGPGDKALCGNTSRKGPEFQTSARKAVLDAVAAAPDQGGYSKSVVLVTGSTNDSAYVLANCWKTLNANSCRTCLAEASASMMGCLPWSEGRALYTGCFMRYSDTNFLNQEQSSGKSKGIKVAIVVAILSSVAALIIVVAIGVHIWRQRTIRKKRRGTNDTVKMEKMLNDSSLNFKYSTLEKATGSFDDTNKLGQGGFGAVYKGVLPDGREIAVKRLFFNQRYRAADFYNEVNMISTLEHKNLVRLLGCSCSGPESLLVYEILPNKSLDGFLFDPSRGKALNWKIRFEIIKGTALGLVYLHENPNVRIIHRDIKASNILLDSKLRAKIADFGLARSFQEDKSHISTAIAGTLGYMAPEYLAHGQLTEKADVYSFGVLLLEIVTGMQNNRNQTSEYSDSLVAAAWKHFQLGTAENLFDPNLMLNSYNHNNGIKEEILRVVHVGFLCMQEVPSLRPSMSKVLQMLLKKDEQLPAPTTPPFMNVRTMELGHTCRDQCHPENTSVSIATVSISSFYSR, translated from the exons ATGAAGAAACCAGGTCCTCCATTGTTTCTCTTCACGCTTTTCATAACTCTACTGGTAGAAACAATAGTAGCAGATCCAAGATCCAACACAGTTGAGCTCAGGTGCAGAGGTGTACTCAATTGCACGGCAGATTTCGAGTGCACAAATAGATTAACAACCGTCTCTGTCGACAACTACATCGCTGCCTTTGATGTCATTGGCAACAAGACTCAAACTTCTGGTTTTGCGGTAGCAAATGTGGGTTCAAGGCCTAATACCTGCTATGGCCTTGCCCAGTGCTATGGAGACCTCTCCTCCGTTGACTGCGATCTTTGCTATGCCCAAGCCCGCATTGTCAATCCCAAATGCTTAGGTTACCTTGGGGGCAGTACCTACTTGGATGGTTGCTTCTTGCGTTTTGACAATTATAGCTTCTACCAGGAGTTTACAGGTCCTGGAGATAAGGCTCTGTGTGGAAATACATCGCGAAAGGGACCTGAATTCCAGACGTCGGCCAGAAAAGCTGTGTTGGATGCAGTTGCAGCTGCACCAGACCAGGGAGGCTACTCCAAGTCTGTGGTGCTTGTGACAGGATCGACGAATGACTCAGCTTATGTGCTGGCAAATTGCTGGAAAACATTGAATGCAAACTCTTGCAGAACATGTTTGGCTGAAGCATCAGCCTCGATGATGGGTTGCTTACCATGGTCAGAAGGGCGGGCGCTGTACACAGGTTGCTTCATGAGGTATTCAGACACAAACTTCCTGAACCAAGAACAGAGTAGTGGAAAATCAAAAGGTAT CAAAGTAGCGATCGTGGTTGCGATTCTGAGTTCTGTGGCTGCTTTAATAATTGTGGTGGCTATTGGAGTTCACATTTGGAGGCAAAGAACAAtacgaaagaaaagaagag GTACAAATGATACAGTAAAAATGGAGAAGATGCTTAATGACAGTAGCTTGAATTTTAAGTACTCTACACTTGAAAAGGCCACCGGATCTTTTGATGATACCAATAAGCTTGGTCAAGGAGGATTTGGAGCAGTTTACAAG GGAGTTCTGCCCGATGGAAGGGAGATTGCTGTGAAGAGGCTTTTCTTTAATCAAAGATACAGAGCTGCAGATTTTTATAATGAAGTTAACATGATAAGTACCCTGGAACATAAGAATTTGGTCAGGTTATTGGGTTGTAGCTGTTCAGGACCAGAAAGCCTTCTAGTCTATGAAATTCTCCCAAATAAGAGCCTCGATGGCTTCCTCTTCG acCCAAGCAGAGGTAAAGCACTGAACTGGAAAATAAGATTTGAAATAATCAAAGGGACAGCATTAGGTTTGGTCTACCTTCATGAGAACCCCAATGTTAGAATCATCCACAGAGATATAAAAGCCAGCAACATCCTACTAGATTCAAAGCTCCGAGCTAAAATTGCTGATTTTGGGTTGGCAAGGTCTTTCCAAGAAGATAAAAGCCACATCAGTACTGCCATTGCAGGAACACT AGGGTATATGGCTCCGGAGTACCTAGCCCATGGTCAGTTGACAGAAAAGGCAGATGTCTATAGCTTTGGGGTGCTTTTACTAGAGATCGTTACTGGAATGCAGAACAACAGAAACCAAACATCTGAGTACTCTGATAGTCTTGTGGCTGCT GCATGGAAACATTTCCAACTGGGGACAGCAGAGAATCTTTTCGACCCAAATTTGATGTTGAACAGCTACAATCACAACAATGGCATTAAGGAGGAGATTTTGAGGGTAGTGCATGTGGGATTTTTGTGCATGCAGGAGGTGCCTTCATTGCGACCATCAATGTCAAAGGTCCTACAAatgctgctgaagaaggatgaACAACTCCCTGCACCCACTACTCCACCTTTTATGAATGTGAGAACAATGGAGCTAGGTCACACATGCAGAGACCAATGTCATCCTGAGAATACTTCAGTTTCTATTGCTACTGTCTCCATTAGCTCCTTTTATTCCAGATGA